The genomic DNA CATTTCTCTCAACGTGGGGAAAGTGGAGCTTGGATTTCAGACATTCTTCCCAAAATTTCCGAGCAGGTTGACGATCTCTGTTTTGTCAAATCGATGTACACTGACCAGTTCAACCATGCTCCCGCGCAACTGCTGCTCTATACCGGTTCGCCACGTCAGGGGCGGCCATCAATGGGTTCGTGGGTGACATACGGACTAGGGGCGGAAAATGAAAACCTGCCCGGATTTGTTGTTCTGATCTCAGGGGGAACTTCTCCAAGTGCCGGAAAGAATGCCTGGGGCAGCGGTTTTTTGCCTTCGGTGTACCAAGGTGTTCAATGTCGCTCGAAAGGTGACCCGGTGCTTTACGTCAGCAATCCGGAAGGAATGGATCGGAAGACTCGTGAATTGACAATTGACTCAATTCGTCAGCTCAATGAGCTTCAGGCTCAGCAATTTGGAAGTCCGGAAACGTTGACCCGTATTGCTCAGTATGAACTCGCATTTCGAATGCAGATGTCCGTCCCCGAAGTGATGGACCTCAATGCCGAGCCCAAACATATTCAGGAAGCCTACGGAGCAAAGCCCGGCGAGGCGAGTTTCGGAAACAATTGTTTACTTGCGCGTCGTCTTGTTGAAAAGGGAGTGCGACACGTTCAACTCTTCGATTGGGGCTGGGATTTCCATGGCAATTCGAAGGGGAACGATATTAAAGACTCACTTCCTGGTCGCTGTCAGCCTATGGATCAAGCGGTCGCTGCACTGATTGCCGATTTGAAAGAACGTGGTTTACTGGATGAAACTCTGGTTGTGTGGAGCGGAGAGTTCGGGCGGACACCTCTCAATGAAGAACGAAATGGCTCGAAATTTCTGGGCCGTGATCATCATCCTCACTGCTTCACAATTTTCATGGCTGGTGGTGGAATCAAACCAGGAATGACATACGGAAAGACCGACGAATTTGGTTATTTTGTGACCGAGGACAAAGTCCATGTTCATGATCTTCAGGCGACAATCATGAATCAGCTCGGTTTCGATCACACTCGTTTAACGTATCGATTCCAAGGCCGCGACTATCGATTGACTGACGTTCATGGTCATGTGATCGACGATTTGCTGGCGTAAGTTCGCCGTGTTCTAAACTCAGTTGACTCAGGCTGTTGGTTCATTTTTATTTCATATTCAAAAGGTACGGGAGTTGTTGATGTCAGATGTGATGGCGGTTGTTTTGGCAGCTGGGAAAAGTCAGCGGATGAAGTCGGAATTGCCGAAAGTTCTTCATGAAGTTTGCGGACGTTCCATGGTGGACCATGTGCTTATTGCAGCCCGAGCAGCTGGCGCCAAAAAAATTGTCGTCGTCGTGGGACATAAAGCCGAAGAAGTTCAAGCCGCCCTCGAACATCAGGAAGATGTCCACTTCGCTCTTCAAGAAGAGCAACTTGGGACTGGTCACGCGGTGATGTGTTGCCGCGAACACTTGGCTGAGCATGAAGGGCCGGTTCTGGTACTCACCGGGGATACTCCCCTGCTCCGTGGGGAATCTCTTTCTGCACTTATTGATGAGATGAATCAGCTTCAGGCTGCGTGCGTTGTGGGAACAGCGAAGACGGAGAACAACAAAGGGCTTGGCCGAATTGTCCGGGACGATCAGCAACAATTTTTGCGTATCGTGGAAGAGAAAGATGCCTCGGAGGAGGAGAAGAAGATCACTGAGATCAACACCGGGTGTTTTGCTTTTGATGGTCCGTCACTGGTTTCAGCGCTCGATGATGTGAAGCCTAATAATGTCCAAGGGGAGTATTATCTCACCGATTGCGCCGAGATTCTCCGAGCACGCGGAAAGAGAGTCGCTGCGGCGTGCCGTTTGGATATCGCCGAAGCGATGGGGGTGAATACTCAAGAACAATTGGCGGAAGTTGAGAAGGTCATGAAGCAACGGATGCAGTGACTTTTCTTCAGAATCAAGGAGTTCGAATTGAAAACATTTTTGAATCTTTTAGACGATTTTGAAAAGCTGACGACTCAGATTTGGAGCAACCTCGAATCGTCTGCGGGCGAACCTGATCAGCCTTGGTCTCTCGCTCAATTTGCTTCAATGAGTAAACAGGGCCCTGAGCTTCGCACGCTCGTCCTTCGGCGTTGTGAGCCAGAGAGTCGAACGTTGACCTGGCATACCGATTTACGATCGCCGAAGTGTCAGCAGATTCTCGATGATTGCAGGACCTCAGTTCTGTTTTGGGATCCGGTCGAGCGAGTCCAACTGACTCTGAGGGGAACGAGTGTCGTCCGGTCCATTGGGCCACGTGTTGATCAGGCATGGGAACAGAGCAAGTTGATCAGCCGGCGAGCCTATTTGGGGAACCTGACTCCCGGGACAAAGCAAGAACAAATGTGCGTCAACTTCCCAGAGGAGTTTGCTGATCGTCCGCCGTCTGAGTCAGAATCGGAGGATGGGAAGACAAATTTTGGCGTCATTACCACTCGAATTCAGGAAATGGACCTCGTTATTTTGCGACAAACCGGGAATGTGCGTGCTAAGTTCTACTGGAAGGCCGACGAATCAGGAGAAGGAAGCTGGGAAGCGTCCTGGGTTTGTCCGTAGTTCGTGTTGAAAAGAAATTCGCGCTGAAAAGAAGTAAATAGTTAGGGAAGAGATGAAGCAAGTCGTGAAGAAGGGAATCATTCTAGCCGGGGGAGCGGGAACGCGGCTACATCCGATGACTTCGGTGATCAGTAAACAATTGTTGCCGATTTATGACAAGCCGATGGTTTACTATCCGCTGAGTGTCCTGCTGCTATCCGGGATTCGCGAGATTCTGCTCATCAGCACCCCGGAAGATCTTCCCAATTACCAACGACTTCTCGGTGATGGTTCTCAGTTGGGAATCTCGATTCAATATGTGCAGCAGGATGCACCTCGGGGGCTGGCAGAAGCCTTTATCCTGGGGGAAAAGTTCATCGGATCGGATTCTGTTTGCCTCGTACTCGGAGACAATGTTTTCTATGGGCACGACTTTCAAAAACTGTTGATCAGTGCAGCGTCACGAAAATCTGGAGCGACCGTTTTTGCTTACCGTGTTCGTGATCCCCAGCGTTATGGTGTCATCTCATTTGACCAGGAAGGGAAGCCGGTCGATATCATCGAGAAACCAGAAGCTCCGAAGTCTCGCTATGCGGTCACCGGGCTCTACTTTTACGACAACGATGTCATCGAAGTTGCGAAAGCAGTGCAGCCTTCCGCTCGAGGAGAACTCGAAATTACATCCGTCAATCAGCATTACCTTGATGCCAAGAAACTGCATGTCGAAATGATGGGCCGTGGCTATGCCTGGCTCGATACCGGAACACCTTCAGCGCTGTTGCAGGCATCTGGATTTGTGGAAGCTGTGGAAATGCGTCAGGGGCAAAAGATTTGTGTCCCTGAAGAAATCGCATGGCAACTTGGGTTCATTAGCGATGATGAATTGATTCAACTCGCTGAGCCGCTGAAAAAAAATGCCTACGGAGAATACCTTCTTGACCTGCTCAAGCAGGGACGCGACGAAAGTGTGATCCGGCTCGAACAGTAAATTCCCACCGCGTCTCATTTCTAGCTGCGATGAGTGATTGTTGTTATTCTTGTCAGCAAGATCAGATTGACACTCGACCGGTTTTCAAGAAATGACGCCGAGGATTGATGTTTCGTTTTGCGATGAGAAATTTGCTAAGCCGACCGCTACGGACTGCGTTGTCTGTATTGGGGTTAGCAGTCGCAATTAGCGGAATGGTCGGGCTGTTCTCAATTGCCGGTGGTATTGATCGGGTGGTCTCTCAAACATTCGATCAAATCCCCGGACTGCTCGTACAACAAAAAGGGGCACCGATCCCGTTGTTCTCGACCTTGCCCGCCAGTTGGCAGGATGAACTGGAATCAATCCCCGGTGTAGGAGTTGTGGACCCGGAAGTCTTTTGCCGAGTCAATCAACTTGATACGAAGATGGTGATCAATCCACCACGCTTTGCAGTGGGGATGGAGATTCAATCCCGGTTGAAGTTGAAACGGAGCATCTATCGAGAAAATCTTGTCGAGGGACGTTTTTTCGAAATGGCAGACCGATCCACAAATCACTGTCTCGTCAGCAGCGAAATTTCGACAAGTAGCCAAAAGGGAGTTGGCGAGACCATCACTCTCAACGGTGTTGAGTTCGAGATTATTGGAGTGTACGAAACCGG from Thalassoglobus polymorphus includes the following:
- a CDS encoding DUF1501 domain-containing protein, whose amino-acid sequence is MSRQSMHFAQLEQLTRRHFLKESTVGLGGIALAGLLGAESATAQTRVNPLAPRQPHFAAKAKNIIYLHMAGSPPQHDLFDYKPKLVEMTGQPCPEELTQGERFAFIKGTPKLLGTPHHFSQRGESGAWISDILPKISEQVDDLCFVKSMYTDQFNHAPAQLLLYTGSPRQGRPSMGSWVTYGLGAENENLPGFVVLISGGTSPSAGKNAWGSGFLPSVYQGVQCRSKGDPVLYVSNPEGMDRKTRELTIDSIRQLNELQAQQFGSPETLTRIAQYELAFRMQMSVPEVMDLNAEPKHIQEAYGAKPGEASFGNNCLLARRLVEKGVRHVQLFDWGWDFHGNSKGNDIKDSLPGRCQPMDQAVAALIADLKERGLLDETLVVWSGEFGRTPLNEERNGSKFLGRDHHPHCFTIFMAGGGIKPGMTYGKTDEFGYFVTEDKVHVHDLQATIMNQLGFDHTRLTYRFQGRDYRLTDVHGHVIDDLLA
- the rfbA gene encoding glucose-1-phosphate thymidylyltransferase RfbA, whose translation is MKQVVKKGIILAGGAGTRLHPMTSVISKQLLPIYDKPMVYYPLSVLLLSGIREILLISTPEDLPNYQRLLGDGSQLGISIQYVQQDAPRGLAEAFILGEKFIGSDSVCLVLGDNVFYGHDFQKLLISAASRKSGATVFAYRVRDPQRYGVISFDQEGKPVDIIEKPEAPKSRYAVTGLYFYDNDVIEVAKAVQPSARGELEITSVNQHYLDAKKLHVEMMGRGYAWLDTGTPSALLQASGFVEAVEMRQGQKICVPEEIAWQLGFISDDELIQLAEPLKKNAYGEYLLDLLKQGRDESVIRLEQ
- a CDS encoding NTP transferase domain-containing protein; amino-acid sequence: MSDVMAVVLAAGKSQRMKSELPKVLHEVCGRSMVDHVLIAARAAGAKKIVVVVGHKAEEVQAALEHQEDVHFALQEEQLGTGHAVMCCREHLAEHEGPVLVLTGDTPLLRGESLSALIDEMNQLQAACVVGTAKTENNKGLGRIVRDDQQQFLRIVEEKDASEEEKKITEINTGCFAFDGPSLVSALDDVKPNNVQGEYYLTDCAEILRARGKRVAAACRLDIAEAMGVNTQEQLAEVEKVMKQRMQ
- a CDS encoding PNPOx family protein, producing MKTFLNLLDDFEKLTTQIWSNLESSAGEPDQPWSLAQFASMSKQGPELRTLVLRRCEPESRTLTWHTDLRSPKCQQILDDCRTSVLFWDPVERVQLTLRGTSVVRSIGPRVDQAWEQSKLISRRAYLGNLTPGTKQEQMCVNFPEEFADRPPSESESEDGKTNFGVITTRIQEMDLVILRQTGNVRAKFYWKADESGEGSWEASWVCP